The Algiphilus sp. genome includes a window with the following:
- a CDS encoding sulfotransferase, with translation MFQPRARRPAPGALTTVSGREVTGWVMAGAAGEPLTVVLEIDGIEVARTDADLPTEAYDRAATGFRFAADTRFTALGGSRYAAVRVFVERDGGGRDELARSPQVLVLHPDVERGGAACILTAGRTRAVSLAHDLRAAHGGSVAEMHGVRDALDLPDAFPRGCRYVVGDLPAMTARQAGLVDYAWVLLLADPVRHLRETLAELCDGRAAPLRGGAEADRAWLDRLAAVDTADAPALAACLADAPAAIRALIDNPQCRLLLPPRQDRIGPRQGGAAQRHLGWFDAVAVDGDPGAGRNRVGRLYGIPEPVGAGMPASAPTVFDSIPESVLAPFVEQDRALIAAARSCPERPPGVAWRVRSGRRALGAERLAADRGDGRAAPDASRRPFAILRAPEPRAKRTLVVLGVSRGGTSMVAGTLRLAGVFMGQRLSSDSHEDRDFHVHDRRTLRRLIAERNAAHAVWGWKYPHAFDYLARIRGSLRNPRFIVVFRDAVAVAQAFNRADGMPFDRALREAEARYRRLARFVARCRDPVLAISYEKALADREGYLLGLADFCGLHPSPEQFDACRDFVSPGDYVRLRGGPGRVRRQP, from the coding sequence ATGTTCCAGCCCCGTGCCCGCCGTCCCGCGCCCGGCGCCCTGACCACGGTCAGCGGGCGCGAGGTCACCGGCTGGGTGATGGCCGGCGCTGCCGGCGAGCCGCTGACGGTCGTGCTGGAGATCGACGGCATCGAGGTCGCGCGCACCGACGCCGACCTGCCGACCGAGGCGTACGATCGCGCCGCGACCGGCTTCCGCTTTGCGGCGGATACGCGCTTCACCGCGCTCGGTGGCAGTCGCTACGCCGCTGTTCGTGTGTTCGTCGAGCGTGACGGCGGCGGTCGCGACGAGCTCGCGCGCAGCCCGCAGGTTCTGGTGCTGCATCCCGATGTCGAACGCGGCGGCGCAGCCTGCATCCTCACGGCGGGGCGGACGCGGGCAGTGTCGCTGGCGCACGACCTCCGCGCCGCTCACGGCGGTAGTGTCGCCGAGATGCATGGTGTGCGCGACGCCCTCGACCTTCCCGATGCCTTCCCGCGCGGATGCCGCTACGTGGTCGGCGATCTGCCGGCGATGACGGCCCGTCAGGCCGGGCTGGTCGACTACGCATGGGTGCTGCTGCTCGCGGATCCGGTCCGGCATCTGCGCGAGACGCTCGCCGAGCTGTGCGATGGCCGTGCGGCACCGCTGCGCGGCGGCGCCGAGGCGGATCGGGCCTGGCTCGACCGTCTGGCGGCGGTCGATACCGCCGACGCGCCGGCTTTGGCGGCCTGCCTCGCGGATGCGCCCGCGGCGATCCGCGCCCTGATCGACAACCCGCAGTGCCGCCTGTTGCTGCCGCCGCGGCAGGATCGCATCGGGCCGCGGCAGGGGGGCGCGGCGCAGCGTCATCTGGGGTGGTTCGATGCGGTGGCGGTGGATGGCGATCCGGGGGCAGGGCGCAACCGGGTTGGGCGCCTGTACGGCATTCCGGAACCCGTCGGAGCGGGAATGCCGGCGTCGGCGCCGACCGTTTTCGACAGCATTCCGGAATCGGTGCTCGCGCCCTTCGTCGAGCAGGACCGGGCCCTGATCGCGGCCGCCCGGTCGTGTCCGGAGCGCCCGCCGGGCGTGGCCTGGCGCGTGCGCAGCGGCCGCCGCGCGCTGGGCGCCGAACGCCTTGCCGCCGACCGCGGTGATGGCCGCGCGGCACCCGATGCATCGCGCCGGCCCTTCGCCATCCTGCGCGCCCCCGAGCCGCGGGCGAAGCGCACGCTCGTGGTGCTGGGCGTTTCCCGCGGCGGCACCTCGATGGTGGCAGGTACGCTCCGTCTGGCAGGGGTCTTCATGGGGCAGCGGCTGTCCAGCGACAGCCACGAGGACCGCGACTTCCACGTGCACGATCGTCGCACCCTGCGCCGGCTGATCGCGGAGCGCAATGCGGCGCACGCCGTCTGGGGCTGGAAGTATCCGCACGCCTTCGACTACCTCGCGCGCATCCGCGGCAGCCTGCGCAATCCCCGCTTCATCGTCGTGTTCCGCGATGCGGTGGCGGTGGCCCAGGCCTTCAACCGCGCCGACGGCATGCCCTTCGACCGCGCGCTGCGCGAGGCCGAGGCGCGGTACCGGCGTCTGGCGCGCTTCGTCGCCCGCTGTCGCGATCCGGTGCTGGCGATCTCCTACGAGAAGGCACTCGCCGATCGCGAGGGTTATCTGCTCGGGCTGGCCGACTTCTGCGGTCTGCATCCGAGCCCCGAGCAGTTCGATGCCTGCCGGGATTTCGTGTCTCCCGGCGATTATGTCCGCCTGCGCGGCGGCCCCGGCCGGGTGCGCCGCCAGCCCTGA
- a CDS encoding DUF4212 domain-containing protein — protein sequence MSQERKDAAVAYWQANLRLLISLLVIWFVVSFGAGILLVEPLNAIPLGGYKLGFWFAQQGSIYTFIVLIFVYAFRMNQLDRKFDVHEE from the coding sequence ATGTCGCAGGAAAGAAAAGATGCGGCCGTCGCCTACTGGCAGGCCAACCTCAGGTTGCTGATATCGCTGCTCGTCATCTGGTTCGTGGTGTCGTTCGGAGCCGGGATTCTGCTGGTCGAACCGCTCAACGCGATCCCGCTGGGTGGATACAAGCTCGGTTTCTGGTTCGCCCAGCAGGGCTCGATCTACACCTTCATCGTGCTGATCTTCGTGTATGCGTTCCGCATGAACCAGCTCGACCGCAAGTTCGACGTGCACGAGGAGTAG
- a CDS encoding sodium:solute symporter family protein produces the protein MDTQTWIYLMVGGTFALYIGIALWARAGSTGEYYVAGQGIHPVLNGMATAADWMSAASFISMAGLIAFLGYSGSVYLMGWTGGYVLMAMLLAPYLRKFGKFTVPEFIGDRFYSQTARVVAVICLVVMSLTYVIGQMRGAGIAFSRFLEVDITTGLLIGMGVVFTYAVLGGMKGITYTQIAQYVVMIFAYTVPAVFISLQITGVALPQVGLGGTVADGSWLLERLDGLVTDLGFAAYTEPGGMSMLNMFLLTMALMIGTAGLPHVIIRFFTVPRVRDARKSAGWALVFIAILYTTAPAVGAMAMYNLLNTVQPGEVGAETGNLVAEERPEWMRTWEETGLLAFEDKNDDGRIQYYNAKNPEFADEAAAYGWEGNELDVDRDIMVLANPEIAKLPGWVIALVAAGGLAAALSTAAGLLLAISSAVSHDLLKSIIAKDITDKQELLAGRISMGVAILVAGYLGLNPPGFAAEVVALAFGIAASSLFPVLMLGIFSQRMNKEGAIAGMLAGLGTTLVYIFLYKGWFFFPETAMLPDTAEGWILGIQPQSFGAVGAVINFIVAIAVSRVTAPPPVHIQELVEHVRIPRGAVGAAAAH, from the coding sequence ATGGATACCCAGACCTGGATCTACCTGATGGTGGGCGGCACCTTCGCCCTCTACATCGGAATCGCGCTGTGGGCGCGCGCCGGCTCCACCGGCGAGTACTACGTGGCGGGGCAGGGCATTCATCCCGTGCTCAACGGAATGGCGACCGCCGCCGACTGGATGAGCGCGGCCTCCTTCATCTCGATGGCCGGCCTCATCGCCTTCCTCGGCTACAGCGGCTCGGTCTATCTCATGGGGTGGACCGGCGGCTACGTGCTCATGGCCATGCTGCTGGCGCCGTACCTGCGCAAGTTCGGCAAGTTCACGGTGCCCGAGTTCATCGGGGACCGCTTCTACTCGCAGACCGCTCGCGTGGTCGCGGTGATCTGCCTCGTGGTCATGTCGCTGACCTACGTGATCGGCCAGATGCGCGGTGCCGGCATCGCCTTCTCGCGCTTCCTCGAGGTCGACATCACCACCGGGCTGCTCATTGGCATGGGCGTGGTCTTCACCTATGCGGTACTGGGCGGCATGAAGGGCATCACCTACACCCAGATCGCGCAGTACGTGGTGATGATCTTCGCGTACACGGTGCCGGCGGTGTTCATCTCCCTCCAGATCACCGGGGTCGCGCTGCCGCAGGTCGGTCTGGGCGGTACCGTGGCGGACGGAAGCTGGCTGCTGGAGAGGCTCGACGGACTGGTGACCGATCTCGGTTTCGCGGCGTATACCGAGCCCGGAGGCATGAGCATGCTGAACATGTTCCTGCTGACCATGGCGCTGATGATCGGAACGGCGGGTCTGCCGCACGTCATCATCCGCTTCTTCACCGTTCCCAGGGTGCGCGACGCCCGCAAGTCGGCGGGCTGGGCGCTGGTGTTCATCGCCATCCTCTACACCACGGCGCCGGCGGTGGGCGCCATGGCGATGTACAACCTGCTCAACACCGTGCAGCCCGGTGAGGTCGGTGCCGAGACCGGCAACCTGGTGGCCGAGGAGCGCCCGGAGTGGATGCGTACCTGGGAAGAGACCGGTCTGCTGGCCTTCGAGGACAAGAACGACGACGGTCGCATCCAGTACTACAACGCCAAGAACCCGGAGTTCGCCGATGAAGCCGCTGCCTACGGCTGGGAGGGCAACGAGCTCGACGTGGATCGCGACATCATGGTGCTGGCCAATCCGGAGATCGCGAAGCTGCCGGGCTGGGTGATCGCGCTGGTGGCGGCCGGCGGTCTGGCGGCGGCGCTGTCCACGGCGGCCGGCCTGTTGCTGGCCATATCGTCCGCGGTATCGCACGACCTGCTGAAGAGCATCATCGCCAAGGACATCACCGACAAGCAGGAGCTGCTGGCCGGGCGCATCAGCATGGGCGTGGCCATCCTGGTGGCCGGATACCTGGGATTGAATCCACCGGGCTTCGCGGCCGAGGTGGTGGCGCTCGCCTTCGGCATCGCGGCGTCGTCGCTGTTCCCCGTGCTCATGCTCGGCATCTTCAGCCAGCGCATGAACAAGGAAGGCGCCATCGCCGGCATGCTCGCCGGTCTCGGCACGACGCTGGTCTACATCTTCCTCTACAAGGGCTGGTTCTTCTTCCCGGAGACCGCGATGCTGCCCGACACCGCGGAAGGGTGGATTCTCGGCATCCAGCCGCAGAGCTTCGGCGCCGTCGGCGCGGTGATCAACTTCATCGTCGCCATCGCCGTATCGCGCGTGACCGCACCGCCGCCGGTTCATATCCAGGAACTGGTCGAGCACGTGCGCATCCCGCGCGGGGCCGTGGGTGCGGCTGCCGCACACTGA
- a CDS encoding DUF294 nucleotidyltransferase-like domain-containing protein, producing MHGSATEAPAGESVRIYRGTRDRVQAIADAFIEAPAVSVVAARAADARELGFTLLAEGMAAVHLTRIVAELNDVMTQRLLRLIAQRHDLDGIRWCWMALGSEGRLEQTLHTDQDNALIFEAEDIEEARARLLRFARETNQALARCGFRLCPGDIMAGNPRWCLTAAEWRERFGQWVDTGDPEALLHGAIFFDFRALHGETRMVDALRDWLSEHVAEKPLFLRQMSENALRNRPPVGLFGALSPLARLVGRQRRFDVKLHGVSPFSDVARVLALSRGLSATNSSERLLGWARRPHEQRQAESWTRALAALQTYRLHRQMACARDGEPMDNHIDPRALPDFDRAVVRAALREAREAQRHLAIAYQIQR from the coding sequence ATGCACGGCTCCGCTACTGAGGCACCCGCCGGCGAGTCGGTACGGATCTATCGCGGCACGCGCGACCGCGTGCAGGCGATCGCCGACGCCTTCATCGAAGCCCCCGCGGTCAGCGTGGTGGCGGCGCGGGCGGCCGATGCGCGCGAGCTCGGCTTCACGCTGCTCGCCGAGGGCATGGCGGCGGTGCATCTCACCCGCATCGTCGCCGAGCTCAACGATGTCATGACGCAGCGACTGCTGCGCCTGATCGCGCAACGCCATGATCTGGACGGCATTCGCTGGTGCTGGATGGCGCTGGGCAGCGAGGGCCGTCTCGAACAGACACTGCACACCGATCAGGACAACGCGCTTATCTTCGAGGCCGAGGACATCGAGGAAGCCCGCGCCCGTCTGCTGCGCTTCGCGCGCGAGACCAACCAGGCACTCGCGCGCTGCGGCTTCCGGCTGTGCCCCGGTGACATCATGGCGGGCAACCCGCGCTGGTGCCTGACCGCCGCGGAGTGGCGCGAGCGCTTCGGCCAGTGGGTCGATACCGGCGACCCGGAAGCGCTGCTGCACGGTGCGATATTCTTCGATTTCCGCGCGCTGCACGGCGAAACGCGGATGGTCGATGCGCTGCGCGACTGGCTGTCCGAGCATGTCGCGGAGAAGCCGCTGTTCCTGCGCCAGATGAGCGAGAATGCCCTGCGCAACCGGCCGCCCGTGGGCCTGTTCGGCGCGCTATCGCCCCTTGCCCGGCTGGTCGGACGTCAGCGCCGCTTCGACGTCAAGCTGCACGGCGTATCGCCGTTCTCCGACGTTGCGCGCGTACTGGCGCTGTCGCGCGGGCTGAGCGCCACCAACAGCAGCGAGCGTCTGCTGGGGTGGGCGCGACGACCCCACGAGCAGCGCCAGGCCGAATCCTGGACGCGCGCCCTCGCCGCCCTGCAGACCTATCGCCTGCACCGGCAGATGGCGTGCGCCCGCGACGGTGAGCCGATGGACAACCATATCGACCCCCGCGCCCTGCCCGACTTCGACCGGGCGGTGGTGCGCGCCGCGCTGCGCGAGGCGCGCGAGGCCCAGCGGCACCTGGCGATCGCCTACCAGATACAGCGGTAG
- a CDS encoding exonuclease domain-containing protein → MTLSALQRTVLLACAWCTAMLAGSAVLAWLALAPATRAVVAGDARAGLLALLALAAVGASCAGIAALLRPHIGTVPRVAYALDVIRETNPSFRLTREAPRELVRAVNALAEHHQYRMGTVENQIREATDQLADERDLLAALLAQMRDPVLVCADDGRILLYNPPARELLSGEQAAFVGLGRSVFTLFRRSIILHCLDRLADQRARDGERASVAAIISTRDGRFLRARFSPLQQGHLNGFFLSLAEAENVAGAPVDGTPTSGDRAREALVRLTGVRAAVELLRDYPDMSAAERDRFVALLDAESGALEAALQQDQRVRREALRARLPLEEIPAETLCAVVQRRVMRGVEADVPVTVAERSDWIRADSYALAAAVRFVAGRVRADLGGAGFRLHLHRGEQGHAALDLAWDGSPVPPEHWRHWAAQPVQAGDGALPYSLAEVARRHDGESWPGADASVRWLLPLATPPEHQPAGEGDARDTRPEFYDFNLFDTARAAGDLSERPLRELICTAFDTETTGLEPAAGDEIIALGAIRVVNGRILSQEVFESFVASRRPIAPNAQQIHGITPSMLRDAPAADTVLPRFADFCEDTVLLAHNGAFDLSFLSRQGAPFGLAFRQPVLDTLLLSAVLYPEREGHALEAIAERVGVSVVGRHTALGDAIVTAEIFVRLIPLLESRGIETLGDALSASQETWYARLRY, encoded by the coding sequence ATGACCCTCTCCGCGCTGCAGCGCACCGTCCTGCTCGCCTGCGCCTGGTGCACCGCGATGCTCGCCGGATCCGCGGTCCTGGCGTGGCTGGCCCTGGCGCCTGCCACGCGCGCTGTCGTCGCCGGCGATGCGCGCGCCGGGCTTCTGGCACTACTGGCACTCGCTGCGGTGGGCGCATCCTGCGCAGGCATTGCCGCGCTCCTGCGCCCCCACATCGGCACCGTGCCGCGGGTGGCGTACGCGCTGGACGTCATCCGCGAGACCAACCCGTCCTTCCGGCTCACGCGCGAGGCGCCGCGCGAGCTGGTGCGCGCGGTGAATGCGCTGGCCGAGCATCATCAGTACCGGATGGGCACCGTGGAGAACCAGATCCGCGAGGCGACCGACCAGCTCGCCGATGAGCGCGACCTGCTCGCGGCGCTGCTGGCGCAGATGCGCGACCCGGTGCTGGTCTGTGCCGACGACGGTCGCATCCTGCTCTACAACCCGCCGGCCCGCGAACTGCTCAGCGGCGAACAGGCGGCCTTCGTGGGCCTGGGACGCTCGGTGTTCACGCTGTTCCGGCGCAGCATCATCCTGCACTGTCTCGACCGGCTCGCCGATCAGCGCGCGCGCGACGGCGAGCGCGCGAGCGTCGCCGCCATCATCAGCACGCGCGATGGCCGCTTTCTGCGGGCACGTTTCAGCCCGCTTCAGCAGGGCCACCTCAACGGCTTCTTCCTCAGTCTCGCGGAGGCCGAGAACGTGGCCGGCGCGCCGGTCGACGGGACCCCCACGTCCGGCGACCGCGCGCGCGAGGCGCTGGTGCGGTTGACCGGCGTGCGCGCCGCCGTCGAGTTGCTGCGCGACTACCCGGACATGAGCGCCGCCGAGCGCGACCGCTTCGTGGCCCTGCTCGACGCCGAGAGCGGGGCGCTGGAGGCCGCACTGCAGCAGGACCAGCGGGTCCGCCGCGAGGCGCTGCGCGCGCGCCTGCCCCTGGAGGAGATTCCCGCCGAGACGCTCTGCGCCGTCGTGCAGCGGCGCGTGATGCGCGGCGTCGAGGCCGACGTACCGGTGACGGTCGCCGAGCGCAGCGACTGGATCCGCGCCGACAGCTACGCGCTGGCGGCGGCGGTGCGCTTCGTCGCCGGGCGCGTGCGGGCGGACCTCGGCGGCGCCGGCTTCCGGCTCCATCTGCACCGCGGCGAGCAAGGCCATGCCGCGCTCGATCTCGCCTGGGACGGATCTCCGGTGCCACCGGAACACTGGCGGCACTGGGCCGCACAACCCGTGCAGGCCGGAGACGGCGCCCTGCCCTACTCGCTCGCCGAGGTCGCCAGACGCCACGATGGCGAGAGCTGGCCCGGAGCGGACGCATCGGTGCGCTGGCTGCTGCCCCTGGCGACACCGCCGGAGCATCAGCCTGCCGGCGAGGGTGACGCCCGCGACACGCGCCCGGAGTTCTACGACTTCAACCTGTTCGATACCGCGCGCGCCGCCGGTGACCTCAGCGAGCGGCCGCTGCGCGAACTCATCTGCACCGCCTTCGACACCGAGACCACCGGCCTGGAACCGGCGGCAGGGGACGAGATCATCGCGCTCGGCGCCATCCGGGTGGTCAATGGCCGCATCCTGAGTCAGGAGGTATTCGAGTCCTTCGTCGCAAGCCGACGGCCGATCGCGCCCAACGCACAGCAGATTCACGGCATCACGCCGAGCATGCTGCGCGATGCACCCGCCGCCGACACGGTGCTGCCCCGGTTCGCGGACTTCTGCGAGGACACGGTGCTGCTGGCCCACAACGGCGCCTTCGACCTCAGCTTCCTGAGCCGGCAGGGAGCGCCTTTCGGACTCGCCTTCCGGCAGCCGGTCCTGGACACCCTGCTGCTGTCGGCCGTGCTCTACCCCGAACGCGAGGGCCACGCCCTGGAGGCCATCGCCGAACGCGTCGGCGTTTCGGTCGTGGGCCGGCACACCGCGCTGGGCGATGCCATCGTCACCGCCGAGATCTTCGTGCGGCTCATCCCGCTTCTCGAGTCGCGCGGCATAGAGACCCTGGGCGACGCGCTGTCGGCGTCGCAGGAGACCTGGTATGCACGGCTCCGCTACTGA
- a CDS encoding response regulator, with the protein MSAAPSTDPPQPEAGARPDEGALHGKRVLVVDDEPAIRECLAFLLGRHGIDVACAADGDAALAAIRARPPDLVILDVVMPGTDGHQVCRAVRADPATARMPVIMLSARDGEAERRKGLAMGADDYVTKPFSTGNLLRRVEARLVAE; encoded by the coding sequence GTGAGTGCTGCACCATCCACCGACCCGCCGCAGCCCGAGGCCGGTGCACGGCCCGACGAAGGCGCCCTGCACGGCAAGCGCGTCCTGGTCGTCGACGACGAACCCGCCATCCGCGAATGCCTCGCCTTCCTGCTGGGCCGTCACGGCATCGACGTGGCGTGTGCCGCGGACGGCGACGCGGCGCTGGCGGCGATACGCGCCCGCCCACCCGATCTCGTCATCCTGGATGTCGTCATGCCGGGCACCGACGGCCATCAGGTCTGCCGTGCCGTGCGCGCGGATCCCGCCACCGCGCGCATGCCGGTCATCATGCTGAGCGCGCGGGACGGCGAGGCCGAGCGGCGCAAGGGTCTGGCGATGGGAGCGGACGACTACGTCACCAAGCCGTTCTCCACCGGCAATCTCCTGCGCCGCGTCGAAGCGCGGCTGGTCGCGGAATGA
- a CDS encoding DcaP family trimeric outer membrane transporter produces MHSKLTGIPAAIATTCLLAAGPAAAVSTTFGDTEFSLGGYIKLDAVYSSYSDAPGGNAPADRGRAFTIPALIPVESAGSDRDGATDFTARESRFNIGTTTSKNGHRIKTFIEVDFLDPAFDGALANEERLVNSSNPRMRHAFVAWDDPNGNSWLFGQTWSTFMDLGAYPDLLDFIGPSEGMTFIRQTQVRYTRGPLQIALENPETTVLPNANTGGGGFNDNENLPDLVGKLRFTRSDGSLVSFSALVRQLDGDGITPGGDKEIGYGINVSGKKMLGRDDIRFQANFGDGIGRYLGLNTARAAVIDDTGELDTIQAFGGYIAYRHIWTPRWRSNLSYGYFSADHDVAFSGNGVTKEAQSVNLNLLHTPVEKLTVGGELIYSDRELESGADGSLARLQFSVRYDF; encoded by the coding sequence ATGCACAGCAAGCTCACCGGCATTCCGGCCGCCATCGCGACCACCTGTCTGCTCGCGGCGGGTCCGGCCGCGGCGGTATCCACCACCTTCGGCGACACCGAGTTCTCGCTCGGTGGCTACATCAAGCTCGACGCGGTCTACTCCAGCTACTCGGACGCGCCCGGCGGCAATGCCCCGGCGGACCGCGGGCGTGCCTTCACCATCCCGGCCCTGATCCCGGTCGAGTCGGCCGGAAGCGACCGCGACGGCGCCACCGACTTCACGGCGCGCGAATCGCGCTTCAACATCGGCACCACCACCAGCAAGAACGGCCACCGCATCAAGACCTTCATCGAGGTCGATTTTCTCGACCCCGCATTCGACGGCGCGCTCGCGAACGAGGAGCGCCTGGTCAACAGCTCGAATCCGCGCATGCGGCATGCCTTCGTGGCCTGGGACGACCCCAACGGCAACAGCTGGCTGTTCGGCCAGACCTGGTCGACCTTCATGGATCTGGGTGCCTATCCGGACCTGCTCGACTTCATCGGCCCCTCCGAAGGCATGACCTTCATCCGGCAGACCCAGGTGCGCTACACGCGCGGCCCGCTGCAGATCGCGCTGGAGAACCCGGAGACCACGGTGCTGCCGAACGCGAACACCGGTGGCGGCGGCTTCAACGACAACGAGAACCTGCCCGACCTCGTCGGCAAGCTGCGCTTCACGCGCAGCGACGGCAGTCTGGTCAGCTTCAGCGCGCTGGTCCGCCAGCTCGACGGCGACGGCATCACGCCCGGCGGCGACAAGGAGATCGGCTACGGCATCAATGTCTCCGGCAAGAAGATGCTGGGACGGGACGACATCCGCTTCCAGGCCAACTTCGGTGACGGCATCGGGCGCTACCTCGGCCTCAATACCGCCCGCGCCGCGGTCATCGACGACACCGGCGAGCTCGACACCATCCAGGCCTTCGGCGGCTACATCGCCTATCGGCACATCTGGACGCCGCGCTGGCGCTCGAATCTCAGCTACGGCTACTTCAGCGCCGATCACGACGTCGCCTTCAGCGGCAACGGCGTGACCAAGGAGGCGCAGAGCGTCAATCTCAACCTGCTGCACACGCCGGTCGAGAAGCTGACCGTGGGTGGCGAGCTGATCTACTCGGACCGCGAGCTGGAGTCCGGTGCGGACGGCAGCCTCGCTCGCCTGCAGTTCTCGGTGCGGTACGACTTCTGA
- the acs gene encoding acetate--CoA ligase → MSSNVHPVQPAWREGAKIDAAGYERMYADSVRDPEAFWAEHGKRVDWMKPYSQIKDVSYDASDLHIRWFHDGALNVAANCIDRHLETRGDKTAIIWEGDEPTDDARITYRELFDRVCRLGSAMRDMGVAKGDVVTIYMPMIPEAAVAMLACARIGAIHSVVFGGFSPDALAGRIEDCGSKWVITADEGVRGGRRIPLKANVDKALEQAGAASVRKVVVVERTGGDIGWSDGRDVWYHEATAAASIDCPPEEMNAEDPLFILYTSGSTGKPKGVLHTSGGYLVYASMTHEYVFDYREDEIYWCTADVGWVTGHSYIVYGPLANGATTLMFEGVPTYPDSSRCWQVCDKHKVNIFYTAPTAIRALMREGDEPVTKCDRGSLRVLGTVGEPINPEAWEWYYRVVGDSRCPIVDTWWQTETGGILISPLPGATDLKPGSATRPFFGVQPALVDNDGHLLEGATDGNLVILDSWPGQMRTVYGDHERFVTTYFSTYPGRYFSGDGARRDEDGYYWITGRVDDVLNISGHRMGTAEIESALVSHAEVAEAAVVGFPHDIKGQGIYAYVSLVLGSEPSPELEKALIQHVRNEIGAIASPDILHFAPGLPKTRSGKIMRRILRKIAEGEYGSLGDTSTLADPGVVDTLVEEAKAR, encoded by the coding sequence ATGAGCAGCAATGTCCATCCCGTCCAGCCCGCCTGGCGCGAGGGCGCCAAGATCGACGCCGCAGGCTACGAGCGCATGTACGCGGACTCGGTGCGCGATCCGGAAGCGTTCTGGGCCGAGCACGGCAAGCGCGTCGACTGGATGAAGCCCTATTCGCAGATCAAGGACGTCAGTTACGACGCTTCCGATCTGCACATCCGCTGGTTCCACGACGGCGCGCTCAACGTGGCCGCCAACTGCATCGACCGGCACCTGGAGACGCGCGGCGACAAGACCGCGATCATCTGGGAGGGCGACGAGCCCACCGACGATGCCCGCATCACCTACCGCGAGCTGTTTGATCGGGTCTGCCGGCTGGGCAGCGCGATGCGCGACATGGGTGTCGCCAAGGGTGACGTCGTCACCATCTACATGCCCATGATTCCCGAGGCAGCCGTGGCCATGCTGGCCTGCGCGCGCATAGGCGCCATTCATTCGGTGGTCTTCGGTGGCTTCTCGCCGGACGCGCTCGCCGGCCGCATCGAGGACTGCGGCTCGAAGTGGGTGATCACCGCCGACGAGGGCGTGCGCGGCGGGCGCAGGATTCCGCTCAAGGCGAACGTCGACAAGGCGCTGGAGCAGGCCGGCGCCGCCAGCGTGCGGAAGGTCGTGGTGGTCGAGCGCACCGGCGGTGACATCGGCTGGTCCGACGGCCGGGATGTCTGGTACCACGAGGCCACCGCGGCCGCTTCCATCGACTGCCCGCCCGAGGAGATGAACGCCGAGGATCCGCTGTTCATCCTCTACACCAGCGGCTCCACCGGCAAGCCCAAGGGCGTGCTGCACACCTCCGGCGGCTATCTGGTCTACGCCAGCATGACGCACGAGTACGTCTTCGACTATCGCGAGGACGAGATCTACTGGTGCACGGCCGATGTCGGCTGGGTGACCGGGCACAGCTACATCGTCTATGGCCCGCTGGCCAACGGCGCGACCACGCTGATGTTCGAGGGCGTGCCGACCTATCCCGATTCCAGCCGCTGCTGGCAGGTCTGCGACAAGCACAAGGTCAACATCTTCTACACCGCGCCCACTGCCATCCGCGCGCTCATGCGCGAGGGTGACGAGCCGGTGACGAAGTGCGACCGCGGCAGCCTTCGCGTGCTGGGCACGGTCGGCGAGCCGATCAACCCCGAAGCCTGGGAGTGGTACTACCGGGTGGTCGGCGACAGCCGCTGCCCGATCGTCGATACCTGGTGGCAGACCGAAACCGGCGGCATCCTGATCTCGCCGCTGCCCGGTGCCACCGATCTGAAGCCGGGCTCCGCGACGCGGCCATTCTTCGGCGTCCAGCCGGCGCTGGTCGACAACGACGGCCATCTGCTGGAAGGCGCCACCGACGGCAATCTGGTGATCCTCGACTCCTGGCCGGGGCAGATGCGGACCGTCTACGGCGATCACGAGCGCTTCGTCACCACCTACTTCAGTACCTATCCGGGCCGCTACTTCAGCGGTGACGGCGCGCGGCGCGACGAGGACGGCTACTACTGGATCACGGGCCGTGTCGACGATGTGCTCAACATCTCCGGCCATCGCATGGGCACGGCCGAGATCGAGTCGGCGCTGGTCTCGCATGCCGAGGTCGCCGAAGCCGCCGTGGTGGGCTTCCCGCACGACATCAAGGGTCAGGGCATCTACGCCTACGTCAGCCTGGTGCTGGGCTCCGAGCCTTCGCCCGAGCTCGAGAAGGCGCTCATCCAGCACGTGCGCAACGAAATCGGTGCCATCGCGTCGCCGGATATCCTGCACTTCGCGCCGGGCCTGCCCAAGACGCGTTCCGGCAAGATCATGCGGCGCATCCTGCGCAAGATCGCCGAGGGCGAGTACGGCTCGCTGGGCGATACCTCGACGCTGGCCGACCCGGGCGTGGTCGATACGCTGGTCGAGGAGGCCAAGGCGCGATAG